A region of Phalacrocorax carbo chromosome 9, bPhaCar2.1, whole genome shotgun sequence DNA encodes the following proteins:
- the TMX1 gene encoding thioredoxin-related transmembrane protein 1, protein MAAGGWLCGLLCLALAAGAAALGKRSSVKVLSDGMWRELLQGEWMVEFYAPWCPACQNLQPEWEKFAEWGEDLEVNIAKVDVTEQPGLSGRFIITALPTIYHCKDGEFRRYQGARTKTDFINFISDQEWKSIEPVSSWFGPSSFLMSSMSALFQLSMWIRHCHGYLTENIGIPVWGSYAVFVLATLFSGLILGLAMVFLADCICPSKRHRPPQYAHSRKIAPESAQLLKKLDEEQEADEEDISDDEMEDKEVSGRNSSPSTVRQRPANTAATVDKS, encoded by the exons ATGGCGGCTGGCGGGTGGCTCTGTGGCCTCCTGTGCCTGGCGTTGGCGGCCGGCGCGGCCGCGCTGGGCAAGCGAAGCTCCGTGAAGGTGCTGTCGGATGGCATGTGgcgggagctgctgcagggcgAGTGGATGGTGGAGTT CTATGCCCCGTGGTGCCCCGCCTGCCAGAACCTGCAGCCCGAGTGGGAGAAGTTTGCCGAGTGGGGCGAGGACCTGGAGGTGAACATCGCCAAGGTTGATGtcacggagcagccgg GATTAAGTGGACGATTTATCATAACAGCCCTTCCTACCATTTATCA ttgTAAAGATGGAGAGTTCAGGAGATACCAGGGTGCAAGAACTAAAACTGATTTCATAAATTTCATCAGTGACCAGGAATGGAAATCTATTGAACCAGTTTCATCATGGTTTGGTCCTTCCTCTTTCCT gaTGAGCAGTATGTCAGCTTTGTTTCAGTTGTCAATGTGGATCAGG CACTGCCATGgttatttaacagaaaacattGGAATACCAGTCTGGGGCTCATACGCTGTTTTTGTGTTGGCAACTCTCTTCTCAGGACTGATACTGGGGCTT gcAATGGTGTTCTTAGCAGACTGTATCTGTCCATCCAAAAGGCACAGACCGCCACAGTACGCACATTCAA GGAAGATAGCTCCAGAGtcagctcagctgctgaaaaaacTGGATGAAGAGCAAGAAGCAGATGAGGAAGATATCTCAGATGATGAAATGGAGGATAAAGAGGTGTCTGGCAGAAACTCATCACCGAGCACTGTAAGGCAGCGCCCAGCGAACACTGCTGCTACAGTGGATAAATCTTAG